The genomic window CGTCGTGCAGGAATAACCCCGAGATGTTCTCTGGAAGGGACATTTCGATGAACCGAACCCCCTGCCGCTCCAGGAGCTCCGGCATGTCGCCGATCGGGTCATCACCGAGCTTCAGGCGGCCGCGCTCCAGTTCAGCGAGGCGCTCGCCTTGGCGGATTGCATCCCACCGCGTGCGCATTGCCGGCGTCCCGTACTCGACGCCATAGACGCGGTCCTGGTCGATCCCCAGGACGCTCTCCAGATTCGTGTATTCGCGGCACAGCTTGGCACACCCCGCGACCGCCTTGGCCCGCTCTCTATCTCCCGCAAGCTGAGGGTCCGCCCGAAAGAGGGCAGCGAGGGCGTCCCGCTTACTCTCGTCAAACTCATCAGCGAGTAACTCGCCGATCTCCCGGCGATAGATTTCGGCGAGGCGGGCAAGATGGAGGCTGCTTGGGGCTTTAATCCCTGCCTCAAACTGGGCCAGGGCTGGACGGGAAAGACCGATCTGCTGGGCGGCATCCTCCTGGGTAAGGCCAACCGCTTCCCTCGCCAGCTTCAACCGGCGACCCAACTCCTCCTTGCTGATGGGCAATTGGCTCACCCCCTTTCATTGGTAACATACTATGGCAGAATTCTGCTTGTCAAGTTACCCAGTCCCCCACGCCCAGCAGCGGCTCCGGTAGGGGCAGTCCTGGCAGTGCCAGCCCACGACCGGGTGGAAGACCCCGGCCTCGATGGCCCGGAGGACCTCCGAGACGAGCCGGAAGAGCCGGAGGTTGGCGGCCCGGTCGCGGCTGGTCCAGTACCGGTGAAGTTCGGGCTTCTTGGTCTTCGTGAGGACGTCGAACCGCAAGCGCAGGTCTTCCTGGTCGGCCAGGCCGTTCATGGCGGTGGCGTAGCTGTAGATCGAGAGCTGGAGCGAGGCCTCGACCTGAAGGTCGGTGTACTTCCGCGCCGCGGTCTTGATGTCCACCACGACGAGCTGGCCCTCGGGGCTCCGCTCCACGAGGTCGAGACTCCCGACGAGGGGCCGGTCCAGGACCTCGCCGGTCTCCTGGTCGATGAGCGGTACCTCGAAGGGGACCTCCACCCCCACCACCTCGGCGTTCGGCTCCTGCTCCCGGTAGAAGGCCTCCAGCATCCGGGCGGCGAGGGTCAGGAGGCTGTCCCTGGTCTCCTTCTCGGGGTAGCGGATCACCTTCTGCCCGTTCTCGAGCTGCCAGTACGCCTCGAAGTAGGCCGTGATGTCGTCGAGGCCCGGCGCCTGGCCCTTCTGC from Candidatus Rokuibacteriota bacterium includes these protein-coding regions:
- a CDS encoding PD-(D/E)XK nuclease family protein — its product is MVPPEIRQQPHVSFTQLDTYLRCPLRYRFAYIDRIPPDFVPAALAFGSGIHGAVGYFYRQAQKGQAPGLDDITAYFEAYWQLENGQKVIRYPEKETRDSLLTLAARMLEAFYREQEPNAEVVGVEVPFEVPLIDQETGEVLDRPLVGSLDLVERSPEGQLVVVDIKTAARKYTDLQVEASLQLSIYSYATAMNGLADQEDLRLRFDVLTKTKKPELHRYWTSRDRAANLRLFRLVSEVLRAIEAGVFHPVVGWHCQDCPYRSRCWAWGTG